The Tolypothrix sp. PCC 7712 region TAATAGAGTTTCAGACAAGGATTTAGACTGCACCTGAAACTGTGCGGACTAAAGAGTTTTAGGCTTATGGCTATGTTCTGAATTACGAATTATAAATTAGTAATTAAACCCAGAAAAGCGTTCTTCCAGACTGCTGAGTTGATTGGGGAAGATACCCAATTTCACTATTTTTTTCACTACATCCAGCTAGACTTATCAGGATATAAGGTCAACAAGCATCAATGTCCAATTTTTATTTTGATACAGAAAATAACGGTCACAGATCTTTTGAGTTACCAGGGGCTAAACCTCATTACAATCCCGATCGCCCTGGACAAGTAGAGCATATTTTTTTAGATCTAAGTTTGGATATTTCTCACCAGAGTTACTCTGGTAATTGTAGTATTCGTCTTTTACCCGTCCGGACGGGAATTGAAAGTTTGACGTTGGATGCTGTCAACCTGAATATTAAATACGTACAGGTAGACGAAGTAGAGCAAGAGTTTGACTACGATGGTGAAAAGTTAGTCATTAAACTTTCTAGCCCCACTCAAGTAGGTAAGCGGATAATAATTGCGATCGCCTACTCAGTAGAAAAACCCCAACGTGGGATTTACTTTATTCAACCAGATAAACACTACCCCAAAAAGCCTACCCAAGTTTGGACACAAGGAGAAGACGAAGATTCTCGCTTTTGGTTTCCCTGTTTTGACTATCCCGGACAACTTTCTACATCGGAAATTCGGGTGCGTGTTCCTAAACCTCTGGTAGCAATTTCTAATGGTGAACTGATTCGCACAGAGGAAGATGGTAAAGAGAAAATTTACCATTGGTCACAGCAACAAATTCATCCTACTTACTTAATGACATTGGCAATTGGTGACTTTGCTGAAATTCGTGATGAATGGCAAGGTAAACCTGTTACCTACTATGTAGAAAAAAGTAGGGAAGAAGATGCGAAACGCAGCATGGGCAAAACCCCCCGCATGATTGAATTTTTAAGTGAAAAGTATGGTTATGTCTATCCTTTTCCGAAATATGCCCAAGTATGCGTTGATGACTTCATTTTCGGTGGGATGGAAAATACCTCAGCCACCCTATTAACCGATCGCTGCTTATTAGATGAACGCGCTGCTTTAGATAATCGCAATACCGAAAGTTTAGTTGTTCACGAACTAGCACACCAATGGTTTGGTGATTTACTAGTAATTAAACATTGGTCTCATGCTTGGATTAAAGAAGGCATGGCTTCTTATTCTGAAGTCATGTGGACAGAACATGAATATAGTAGCCAAGAAGCAGCATACTATCGATTATTAGAAGCGCGGAGTTACTTTAGCGAAGATAGCGGTAGATACCGCCGTCCGATGGTAACTCACGTTTACCGCGAAGCAATTGAACTTTATGATCGCCACATTTACGAAAAAGGGTCTTGTGTTTATCACATGATTCGGGCAGAATTAGGCGAAGAATTGTTTTGGCCAGCAATTCACACATTTGTTCAAGATAATGCCCACAAAACTGTCGAAACAATAGATTTATTACGGGCAATTGAAAAAGCTACAGGACGAAATCTTACCTTCCTGTTCGACCAGTATGTTTATCGTGGTGGTCATCCTGATTTTAAAGTAGCTTACTCTTGGGATGGAGATGCTAATTTAGCAAAAGTTACTGTTACTCAAACCCAAGCACAAAATAATAACAGTAAAGAGTTATTTGACCTAAGAATTCCTATCGGGTTTGGTTATAGCGAATCAGGAGACTCGCCACAACTCAAAACTTTTACTGTGAGGGTAAATGAAAAAGAACAAAGTTTCTACTTTCCATTAGAAACTAAACCACAATTTATCAGCTTTGATGTGGGGAATAATTATCTCAAAACTGTAACTTTGGAATATCCGATTCCCGAATTAAAAGCACAGTTAGAATTTGATCCCGATCCCCTCTCTCGCATTTATGCAGCTGAAGCTTTAGCGAAAAAAGGTAGCTTAGAAGCCACAAAAACATTATCTGCGGCTTTAAAAAACGATCCATTTTGGGGTGTGCGTGTTGAAGTTGCGAAACAACTAGCCGAAATCAAATTGGATCAAGCCTTTGATGGTTTAGTCGTTGGTTTAGAAGATAAAAGTCCTTATGTGCGTCGTGCGGTTGTCGATGCGCTAGCTACAATCAAAACCACCGAAA contains the following coding sequences:
- a CDS encoding M1 family metallopeptidase; the encoded protein is MSNFYFDTENNGHRSFELPGAKPHYNPDRPGQVEHIFLDLSLDISHQSYSGNCSIRLLPVRTGIESLTLDAVNLNIKYVQVDEVEQEFDYDGEKLVIKLSSPTQVGKRIIIAIAYSVEKPQRGIYFIQPDKHYPKKPTQVWTQGEDEDSRFWFPCFDYPGQLSTSEIRVRVPKPLVAISNGELIRTEEDGKEKIYHWSQQQIHPTYLMTLAIGDFAEIRDEWQGKPVTYYVEKSREEDAKRSMGKTPRMIEFLSEKYGYVYPFPKYAQVCVDDFIFGGMENTSATLLTDRCLLDERAALDNRNTESLVVHELAHQWFGDLLVIKHWSHAWIKEGMASYSEVMWTEHEYSSQEAAYYRLLEARSYFSEDSGRYRRPMVTHVYREAIELYDRHIYEKGSCVYHMIRAELGEELFWPAIHTFVQDNAHKTVETIDLLRAIEKATGRNLTFLFDQYVYRGGHPDFKVAYSWDGDANLAKVTVTQTQAQNNNSKELFDLRIPIGFGYSESGDSPQLKTFTVRVNEKEQSFYFPLETKPQFISFDVGNNYLKTVTLEYPIPELKAQLEFDPDPLSRIYAAEALAKKGSLEATKTLSAALKNDPFWGVRVEVAKQLAEIKLDQAFDGLVVGLEDKSPYVRRAVVDALATIKTTESYKALKSLVQDGDRSYYVESAACRAIGAIASVNLDEKPREEKVLKLLKSVLEERSGWNEVVRSGAIAGLAELKTSEAALNLLLEYTKPGVPQALRLATIRALGKISVGQTPVNLERILERLGELAKESFFLTQVAVVTALGQMETPKAIGILRSLADQTPDGRVRRYADEEITRVQSNIGTDNALRTLREELDQLKQQNQELRSRLENLEAKSQSPAS